In the genome of Lynx canadensis isolate LIC74 chromosome X, mLynCan4.pri.v2, whole genome shotgun sequence, one region contains:
- the RIPPLY1 gene encoding protein ripply1: MDSSVPAAAPVPALALVLAPALPQAPQALPGLLSPSPLASRQHVGGSERGVCLWRPWLSSTNDPPTEVRKLIDSATGGATGAKVTKANSEFHHPVRFFWPKSHSFDYLYSDGEILLQNFPVQATINLYEDSNSEEEEEEEEE; this comes from the exons ATGGACTCTTCTGTTCCTGCTGCTGCCCCTGTCCCAGCCCTGGCCCTGGTCCTAGCTCCAGCCCTCCCGCAGGCCCCCCAGGCACTCCCTGGCCTATTAAGTCCATCACCACTTGCTTCCAGACAGCATGTAGGTGGCAGTGAAAG AGGAGTTTGCCTTTGGAGGCCCTGGCTGTCCTCTACAAATGACCCACCAACGGAGGTGAGGAAACTCATAGactcg GCTACTGGTGGGGCAACAGGTGCCAAAGTCACCAAGGCTAACTCCGAGTTCCATCACCCTGTCAG GTTCTTCTGGCCTAAATCCCACTCTTTTGACTACCTGTACAGTGATGGGGAGATTCTGCTGCAGAACTTCCCTGTCCAGGCCACCATCAATCTATATGAGGACTCAAAcagtgaagaggaggaggaagaggaggaggag